TGGCATTTTTTAACCTCACCGTCACTTTCATTTGAAGCCGGTGGTGGGATTGGTATTCAACTCTTTAATTCATTCTATCTGTTATTTTTGGCGTTACTGATTTCACTGCCCATCTCATTGGGAGCAGGAATTTATCTGAATGAATATGCGAGCCAAAATACGTTTACCGGCTTGATTCGAACGACCATTGAAATTTTAAGCTCACTGCCTTCGGTTGTGGTTGGCTTGTTCGGTTATTTGTTCTTTGTGGTTCAATTTAAGCTAGGCTTTTCAATCTTGTCAGGGGCATTTGCACTCACTGTCTTTAATCTGCCAATTCTAACGCGTAGCATTGAAGAGGCGTTAGCTAATATCTCTGATAGTCAACGCGAAGCTGGTTATGCTTTAGGCTTGTCACGGTGGGAAACGGTGACCAAAATCGTGGTGCCAGCAGCGTTGCCAAGTATTATTACGGGGATTGTTTTAAGCGCCGGTCGGATTTTTGGTGAGGCCGCGGCGTTGATTTATACGGCAGGCCAAAGTGCGCCAGCGTTAAATTTCAGCGATTGGAATCCATTTAATATTAGTAGTCCCTTAAGTCCTATGCGCCCGGCTGAGACCCTGGCCGTGCATATTTGGAAGATTAATTCTGAAGGGATTATGCCGGATGCTAAGGCGGTCTCAGCGGGCGCCTCGGCCGTGTTAATTATTGCGGTCTTGCTCTTTAACTTCTTAGCCCGCTGGCTTGGAAAACGCTTGTATAAACATTTAACCGCTGAATAAGGAGGTCCTTTTAATGGCAGATGCAACAACGATGACGACAGATCAACGAAATATTATGAAGTTCGATGAAAAAGCACATGAAATTGCACTTTCAACGCACGATTTACACGTGTTCTATGGTAAGTCGGAAGCAATTTCAGAGGGTGATTTACAATTTGAACGGTATAAAATCAGTGCACTGATTGGACCATCTGGTTCAGGGAAATCAACTTATTTGCGTTCTTTGAATCGCATGAATGATCGAATTGCCACGGTTAAGGGCCAAATTATGTATCGGGGCTTAGATATTAATAGTAATGCAATTGACGTTTATGAGATGCGGCGCCATATTGGCATGGTTTTCCAGCGGCCTAATCCCTTTGCTAAATCAATTTATGAAAATATTACCTTTGCATTACGGCAACGTGGCATGAAGAATAAGCAAGAATTAGATGAAGTTGTGGAACGATCTTTACGACAGGCGGCCATGTGGGACCAGGTTAAAGATGATTTAAATAAGAGTGCCTTAGCGCTTTCGGGTGGTCAACAACAACGGCTGTGCATTGCCCGGGCAATTGCTATTAAGCCTGATATTTTATTGTTAGACGAACCAGCTAGTGCTTTGGATCCCATTTCGACGAGTCAGATTGAAGACACTTTGCTAGAATTAAAGCAAAACTATACGATTATTATCGTAACCCATAATATGCAACAAGCGTCACGAATTAGTGACTATACGGCGTTCTTTAATCTCGGTAAAGTTTTGGAATATGCTGAAACGGGGGATGTTTTCACCAATCCTAAAGTTGACCTGACAAATGATTATATCTCTGGTAATTTTGGCTAGGAGGCGAGTTAATGAGTACAATTTTAAAGACTGAAAATCTATCACTTTTTTATGGTAAGAAAGAGGCTTTGAAAAGTGTTAATCTTAGTTTCGAAAACAAAGGGATCACGGCTTTAATCGGTCCATCAGGATGTGGTAAATCAACGTTTTTACGGTGCTTGAATCGGATGAACGACTTAATTCCTAATGTGACGATTACTGGTGAGGTGGCTTTTAATCAGGCGAATATCTATGCACCGACGACAGATACCGTTCAATTACGAAAAGAAATCGGGATGGTTTTTCAACAGCCCAATCCCTTTCCGTTTTCAATTTACGAAAATGTTGTTTATGGATTACGGTTAGCCGGGGTTCGCGATAAGGAAACGCTGGATGCAGCCGTTGAAAAAAGCTTGAAACAAGCGGCAATTTGGGATGAGGTCAAAGATCGCTTACATGTCAATGCGTTATCTTTATCTGGTGGTCAACAGCAACGGATTTGTATCGCACGAGTCCTTGCAGTTGAACCAGAAATTATTCTTTTGGATGAAGCCACCAGTGCGTTGGACCCAGTTTCAAGCCATATGATTGAAATGACCCTATTGAATTTACGGCATGATTACACTATCATAACTGTTACGCATAATATGCAACAGGCGTCACGAATTTCTGATCGAACCGCTTTTTTCTTGAATGGTGAGTTAATTGAGGTAAATGATACGAAACAGATTTTCATGAATCCGGTTAAGCAAGCAACCAATGACTATATTTCAGGCCGATTTGGTTAGGAGGATAAAACCATGCGACGACTATTTGATGATGAATTAAATGATATTGATGCTAATTTTACCGAAATGGGAATGATGGTTAGTGAAACTATTGAAAAAGCTGTGAAAGCTTTTATTGACCATGATCGTGATTTAGCTCAAGAAATCATTGATAATGATGCCAAAATTAATGAACGTGAAGTCGAATTGGAACAAAAATCATTTGAAATGATTGCTTTATACCAGCCAGTAACTTCTGATTTACGTGAAATCGTTACGATTTTAAAGGCCGTCTCAGAATTAGAACGGATGGCTGATTATGCCCGGAACATTGCGCATGCGACGATTCGGGTTAAAGGACATGTACGTGTCCCTGAAATTGAAGCGCAGTTATCTGAGATGGGGAACCGGGTCCGTAAAATGGTCGAAGAGATGTTAGCAGCCTATGTTAAAAGCGATGATTTGGCAGCCCGTAAAGTTGCGGCTAAGGATGCTAAAGTTGGTGAAATGTACGATAAAATCAACGAAAAAGGAATTTCGAAGATGGAACGCCATCCAGAAACTGTGATTGGATCGACCGACTATCTTAATGTTGCGAGTTATTTGTTACGAATCGGTGCATTGGTCACCAATGTTGGTGAATGGATCGTTTACTTGAATACTGGAAAAATCATAGAATTGAATCCAGAAAGTTCGAATTTAGTTTAGTGATTCATAAATAATTTCTAAAGCCGGTCCATCAAGTTTGCAACCTGCTTTTACAATTAGTAGAATATAATTAGACTAAACTTATGTGAGGGGTCTAATTATGAAGACTAAAACTAATCGTAAACTAACTAAATCTAACAATCGGGTCGTTGCCGGTGTCTTGGGTGGCATTGCCGCCTACCTACAGTGGAATGCTACCGTATTGCGTGTGTTATTTGTGTTACTGACAATTGCGTCACATGGTTTTGGGATTTTGTTGTACTTAGTTCTAATGACCATTATTCCCAGTCAGCCTAAGCAATCTGGTTTTTTTGATCAGATGCGCCAAGCTACTGGGCAGTCATCACAAACTACGCAGCAACCGCAAGGACGTAAAGAAATTCATAACGTCCATGAAGAAGATGAGCCGCGCCACCAAGATTAATGGAGTGATAGTGAGTGGGTTTTTGGAAACGAATTATAATTAATACCGTATTATTTATTGCCATTGCTGGCTTTTTTAAGAGTGATTTCCATGTTGCCAATGTGTGGATTGCTTTATTGGCAAGTTTTGTTTTAGCAGTCTTGAACGCAGCGGTTAAACCCGTGCTACTGTTATTATCATTACCGATTACGTTATTGACCTTAGGGTTATTCAGTATTGTGATTAATGGTTTGATGCTCCAACTGACGTCTTATTTTGTCGGCAAAACCAGTTTTGGATTTTCCAGTTTTGGAATGGCCGTCTTAGTGTCGGTTTTAATGTCCTTGGCAAATGTGATTGTTTCTAATTTTTTAGCTAAGCGTGATGTAAATGGTGAATAAAGCGCTTTAAAGTGCTAAAATTAACAGATAGGAATGATCCATTTTCAGTCAAAAAAGTGCGAGCGGCTTGAAAAAAGATTGCAATAGCAATTTTGGACAATGCCACTGGCTTTTTTTTATAGCTGAATAATTTGGGAGGGATTAACTTGGCAGAAAGTGTAACTGTTGCCGATTTAGTGAAAAATACCCGCTTGGATGTTTACCATGGCGCCAAGCTACTAGCAGATAAAGAAATTACAATTAGTGATATTTCACGGCCTGGTTTAGCACTAACAGGCTACTTCAACTACTACCCGCGCGAACGGGTACAATTGCTGGGGAAAACTGAAACCGCTTATTCAAAGAATATGAGCCACGATGAACGATTAATGATTTTTCGGAAGATGTGTCAATTAACGACGCCAGCTTTTGTGGTTTCTACGGGATTACCCGTACCTGCTGAGCTTGTTCAGGCTGGTGACGAGAACAAGGTACCAATCTTAGGCACTAAGATGACTTCTTCACGAATTTTAAGTAATATGACCAACTACTTGGAAGGTAAATTAGCTGAACGTCAATCGGTTCATGGTGTTTTAGTGGACATTTATGGGCTAGGGGTTTTAATTACTGGTGATTCAGGGGTTGGGAAAAGTGAAACGGCTTTGGAGCTCGTCAAACGGGGGCATCGCTTGATTGCAGATGATCGCGTAGATGTTTATCAACAAGATGAACAAACCCTAGTTGGGGAAGCACCAAAGATTTTAAATCATCTCCTTGAGATTCGGGGGATTGGGATTATTGACGTGATGAACTTATTCGGTGCCGGAGCAGTCCGCCAAGATACCGATATTGATTTAATTGTTCACTTAGAGAATTGGACGCCAGATAAGCAATTTGATAGACTAGGAAATGGCGAAGCATCGCGTAAGTTTTTTGATGTTGAAGTGCCGGAAGTCTCTATTCCGGTTAAAACTGGGCGTAACTTAGCCATTATTATTGAAGCAGCTGCGATGAACTTTCGGGCTGAAAGCATGGGCTATGATGCGACTAAGGTGTTTGATGACAATTTGAATTCCTTAATCAAAGAAAATTCAGCCCATGATTCTGAAAAGCATTAAGGAGATGGCGACAGCGTGAAACTCGTCTTGGGGGCGTTAAACCCGATTGCGTTAAGATTAGGGCCGATTGAGGTTCATTGGTATGGCGTATTTATTGCAAGTGCCGTTATTATTGCGGTGACTTTGGCTGTGCGCGAGGGTCTGCGGCGTGGTATTCGACCAGATGATATTTACGATATGATTTTGTGGGCCTTACCGTTTACTTTAATTGCGGCTCGATTATATTATGTTGGGTTTCAATGGTCCTATTATAGCCAAAATCCAGGTGAAATTATCCGAATCTGGGATGGCGGTATTGCCATTTATGGCGGCTTAATTGGTGCGGCAATTGTGGTGATTCTATTTTGCCGATCACGGTTTGTCCCCGTTTGGTTAATGTTAGATGTTGCGGCACCAACTGTCATTATGGGCCAAGGAATTGGTCGCTGGGGTAATTTCATGAACCAGGAAGCTTTTGGCCGGGTGACTAGTTTGGGCTTTCTACAAGGGTTACATTTACCGCAGTGGTTGATTTCTCAGATGTATATCAACGGTGCATATCGGCAACCGACGTTTTTATACGAGTCGGTTTGGGATTTGCTCGGATTCGTTTTATTGATGACGACGCGACATAAAAAGGGGCTTTACAAACAGGGTGAAGTGTTCTTGGCCTATGTCGCATGGTATTCATTTGGTCGTTTCTTTACAGAAGGAATGCGGACAGATTCTTTAATGTTATTTGGCGTCATCCGTATTTCACAGGCCCTATCCGTGGTATTATTTATTGGTAGTTTGACTTTGATTATTTGGCGTCGACGCCGATTAACCGAGAATCGTTGGTACCTTGATGGTTCTGGTCAAAAAATTGCCACCGAAAATAAGTAGATTAGAGGTATATTTGAATGACAGAAAAAGTTGCCGTTCTAGGTGCTGGCTCATGGGGCAGTATTTTGGCGAACTTATTAGATGAGAACGGAAATGAAGTTCGACTCTGGTCTAATTCGGCTGCACAAGCAGCTGAACTAAACGATCAGCATACGAATGAACGCTATGTCCATGGGTTTCATTATTCAGAGTCGTTAATGGCTTATACGGATTTGAAGGCGGCTTTAGATGGAGTTGCAGTGATTCTGTTCGTCGTGCCAACGAAGGCTATCCGTAGTGTGGCACAACAAGTCACAGCGGTGTTACAAGCAACTGGACAACGGCCAATTATTGTTCATGCTAGCAAAGGCTTAGAATTAGAAACCCACAAGCGGTTATCGCAAGTGTTGGCAGAAGAAATTCCAGCCAATTTACGTCAAGCAATTGTGGTGTTATCTGGCCCTAGTCATGCGGAAGAAGTTGCTAAACGCGATATCACGTTAATCACAGCGGCAAGCGCGGACGATGCGGCTGCTAAGCTGGTACAACAGCTCTTTATGAATAATTATTTCCGAATCTATACAAACAATGATGTCATTGGGGTTGAATTAGGTGCTGCCCTGAAAAATATTATTGCATTAGGTGCTGGTGCGTTACATGGGTTGGGCTATGGTGATGATGCCAAAGCTGCTTTGATGACACGTGGATTGGCTGAAATTAGCCGTCTTGGCGTGGCATTAGGGGCTGAACCGTTAACTTTTATCGGGTTATCAGGTGTTGGTGACTTAATTGTAACTGCTACGAGTGTGCATTCACGTAACTGGCGGGCTGGTAATGAACTTGGCGCTGGTCAAGATTTGAAGACGGTCGTTGCGACCATGGGAATGGTGATTGAAGGGATTCCATCTACTAAAGCGGCTTACGAATTAGCCCAACAGCAGCAGATTGAAATGCCCATCACCGAAGCCATTTATGATGTTTTATATAATGGCGCCGATATTAAGCAAGTTATCCCTCAGTTGATGCAACGTGAGGGGAAACCTGAAATTCAGTAGGTTATTATTTTATTTCATTATTCTTAGGAGGATGTCCAAATGTCTAAAGTTAGAAAAGCAGTTATTCCCGCCGCTGGTTTAGGAACTCGTTTCTTACCAGCTACTAAAGCAATGCCCAAGGAAATGCTGCCAATTGTTGATAAGCCAACGATTCAATTCATCGTTGAT
This region of Lactobacillus sp. CBA3605 genomic DNA includes:
- the pstB gene encoding phosphate ABC transporter ATP-binding protein PstB, producing MADATTMTTDQRNIMKFDEKAHEIALSTHDLHVFYGKSEAISEGDLQFERYKISALIGPSGSGKSTYLRSLNRMNDRIATVKGQIMYRGLDINSNAIDVYEMRRHIGMVFQRPNPFAKSIYENITFALRQRGMKNKQELDEVVERSLRQAAMWDQVKDDLNKSALALSGGQQQRLCIARAIAIKPDILLLDEPASALDPISTSQIEDTLLELKQNYTIIIVTHNMQQASRISDYTAFFNLGKVLEYAETGDVFTNPKVDLTNDYISGNFG
- the phoU gene encoding phosphate signaling complex protein PhoU, with the protein product MRRLFDDELNDIDANFTEMGMMVSETIEKAVKAFIDHDRDLAQEIIDNDAKINEREVELEQKSFEMIALYQPVTSDLREIVTILKAVSELERMADYARNIAHATIRVKGHVRVPEIEAQLSEMGNRVRKMVEEMLAAYVKSDDLAARKVAAKDAKVGEMYDKINEKGISKMERHPETVIGSTDYLNVASYLLRIGALVTNVGEWIVYLNTGKIIELNPESSNLV
- a CDS encoding phage holin family protein yields the protein MGFWKRIIINTVLFIAIAGFFKSDFHVANVWIALLASFVLAVLNAAVKPVLLLLSLPITLLTLGLFSIVINGLMLQLTSYFVGKTSFGFSSFGMAVLVSVLMSLANVIVSNFLAKRDVNGE
- the lgt gene encoding prolipoprotein diacylglyceryl transferase, producing the protein MKLVLGALNPIALRLGPIEVHWYGVFIASAVIIAVTLAVREGLRRGIRPDDIYDMILWALPFTLIAARLYYVGFQWSYYSQNPGEIIRIWDGGIAIYGGLIGAAIVVILFCRSRFVPVWLMLDVAAPTVIMGQGIGRWGNFMNQEAFGRVTSLGFLQGLHLPQWLISQMYINGAYRQPTFLYESVWDLLGFVLLMTTRHKKGLYKQGEVFLAYVAWYSFGRFFTEGMRTDSLMLFGVIRISQALSVVLFIGSLTLIIWRRRRLTENRWYLDGSGQKIATENK
- a CDS encoding PspC domain-containing protein yields the protein MKTKTNRKLTKSNNRVVAGVLGGIAAYLQWNATVLRVLFVLLTIASHGFGILLYLVLMTIIPSQPKQSGFFDQMRQATGQSSQTTQQPQGRKEIHNVHEEDEPRHQD
- the hprK gene encoding HPr(Ser) kinase/phosphatase; the encoded protein is MAESVTVADLVKNTRLDVYHGAKLLADKEITISDISRPGLALTGYFNYYPRERVQLLGKTETAYSKNMSHDERLMIFRKMCQLTTPAFVVSTGLPVPAELVQAGDENKVPILGTKMTSSRILSNMTNYLEGKLAERQSVHGVLVDIYGLGVLITGDSGVGKSETALELVKRGHRLIADDRVDVYQQDEQTLVGEAPKILNHLLEIRGIGIIDVMNLFGAGAVRQDTDIDLIVHLENWTPDKQFDRLGNGEASRKFFDVEVPEVSIPVKTGRNLAIIIEAAAMNFRAESMGYDATKVFDDNLNSLIKENSAHDSEKH
- a CDS encoding NAD(P)H-dependent glycerol-3-phosphate dehydrogenase, with amino-acid sequence MTEKVAVLGAGSWGSILANLLDENGNEVRLWSNSAAQAAELNDQHTNERYVHGFHYSESLMAYTDLKAALDGVAVILFVVPTKAIRSVAQQVTAVLQATGQRPIIVHASKGLELETHKRLSQVLAEEIPANLRQAIVVLSGPSHAEEVAKRDITLITAASADDAAAKLVQQLFMNNYFRIYTNNDVIGVELGAALKNIIALGAGALHGLGYGDDAKAALMTRGLAEISRLGVALGAEPLTFIGLSGVGDLIVTATSVHSRNWRAGNELGAGQDLKTVVATMGMVIEGIPSTKAAYELAQQQQIEMPITEAIYDVLYNGADIKQVIPQLMQREGKPEIQ
- the pstB gene encoding phosphate ABC transporter ATP-binding protein PstB; protein product: MSTILKTENLSLFYGKKEALKSVNLSFENKGITALIGPSGCGKSTFLRCLNRMNDLIPNVTITGEVAFNQANIYAPTTDTVQLRKEIGMVFQQPNPFPFSIYENVVYGLRLAGVRDKETLDAAVEKSLKQAAIWDEVKDRLHVNALSLSGGQQQRICIARVLAVEPEIILLDEATSALDPVSSHMIEMTLLNLRHDYTIITVTHNMQQASRISDRTAFFLNGELIEVNDTKQIFMNPVKQATNDYISGRFG
- the pstA gene encoding phosphate ABC transporter permease PstA; protein product: MNAKRMDKLATGILYTVAALVVIILVALLGYILVQGVPEISWHFLTSPSLSFEAGGGIGIQLFNSFYLLFLALLISLPISLGAGIYLNEYASQNTFTGLIRTTIEILSSLPSVVVGLFGYLFFVVQFKLGFSILSGAFALTVFNLPILTRSIEEALANISDSQREAGYALGLSRWETVTKIVVPAALPSIITGIVLSAGRIFGEAAALIYTAGQSAPALNFSDWNPFNISSPLSPMRPAETLAVHIWKINSEGIMPDAKAVSAGASAVLIIAVLLFNFLARWLGKRLYKHLTAE